One Gossypium hirsutum isolate 1008001.06 chromosome A11, Gossypium_hirsutum_v2.1, whole genome shotgun sequence genomic window carries:
- the LOC107910878 gene encoding uncharacterized protein, with product MHQKKSEVQIGKESSGVSSDFNPKPSTVHHHHQHHHHNLPSHHLQHFNYHHSVYQLSDTTATPISVFPQIVIQNPPQNDAIAPASSSPSSSPTPYKRPLLTQTPSLTKTPTLYRFTSPPHFSSPNAASFFSFSIAAKSFLYRILRRFKQLRCLRVHLRLILLLSLPFFYFLVSHPSHSFLLDFLSAFAFSAALLFSLNLALPRLPSIRLFLARSFPIKLKPSSSLSRSHLPVFWSIGSRPKSEKRANSGCWVQVYSNGDVYEGEFHKGKCSGSGVYYYYLSGRYEGDWVDGKYDGYGVETWARGSRYRGQYKQGLRHGFGVYRFYTGDVYAGEWSNGQGHGCGIHTCEDGSRYVGEFKWGVKHGLGRYHFRNGDTYAGEYFADKMHGFGVYCFANGHCYEGAWHEGRRQGLGMYTFRNGEAQSGHWQNGVLNVPSTQNSTYPVSPVAVYHSKVLNAVQEARRAAEKAYDVAKVDERVNKAVAAANRAANAARVIAVKAVQKQMHHTNNNDNIPIPIPIM from the exons ATGCATCAGAAGAAATCGGAAGTTCAGATCGGAAAAGAAAGCAGCGGCGTCTCTTCCGATTTTAATCCTAAACCTTCAACGGTTCATCACCACCACCAACATCATCATCATAATCTTCCATCTCATCACCTGCAACATTTTAATTACCATCATAGTGTGTATCAGCTTTCCGATACAACAGCGACGCCAATTTCCGTTTTCCCTCAGATAGTTATCCAGAACCCTCCCCAAAATGACGCAATTGCGCCTGCTTCTTCATCACCTTCTTCTTCGCCGACGCCTTACAAGAGACCCCTTTTGACCCAAACGCCTTCTCTCACAAAAACCCCGACCTTGTACCGTTTTACGTCGCCCCCTCATTTCAGTTCCCCTAATGCCGCTTCCTTTTTTTCCTTCTCCATTGCTGCTAAatctttcctttatcggattctCCGTCGTTTCAAGCAATTGCGCTGTCTCCGGGTTCATCTACGCTTAATCCTCCTTCTATCTCTCCCTTTTTTCTATTTCCTAGTTTCACATCCAAGCCACTCCTTTTTACTTGACTTCCTATCCGCTTTCGCTTTCTCCGCTGCACTGCTTTTTTCCCTTAACCTCGCTCTCCCTCGACTTCCTTCTATTCGTTTGTTCTTAGCCCGTTCTTTTCCAATTAAGCTCAAGCCATCATCTTCGCTCTCGAGGTCTCATTTGCCTGTTTTTTGGTCAATTGGGTCTCGACCAAAATCTGAAAAGCGAGCGAATTCGGGGTGTTGGGTTCAGGTTTATAGCAACGGAGATGTTTATGAAGGGGAGTTTCATAAGGGAAAATGTTCAGGGAGCGGCgtttattactattatttgaGTGGACGATACGAGGGGGACTGGGTGGACGGCAAGTATGATGGCTATGGGGTGGAAACGTGGGCTAGAGGAAGCCGGTATCGTGGGCAGTATAAGCAGGGCCTTAGGCATGGATTTGGGGTTTATAGGTTCTACACTGGGGATGTTTATGCAGGTGAGTGGTCTAATGGGCAGGGTCATGGCTGTGGAATCCATACTTGTGAGGATGGAAGTCGATATGTTGGGGAATTCAAATGGGGAGTCAAGCATGGACTTGGACGTTACCATTTTAG GAATGGAGATACATATGCTGGGGAATATTTTGCAGACAAGATGCACGGATTTGGTGTCTATTGTTTTGCAAATGGCCATTGCTACGAGGGTGCTTGGCATGAGGGTAGGAGACAAGGGCTTGGAATGTATACATTTAGAAATGGGGAAGCACAATCTGGTCATTGGCAAAATGGAGTTCTTAATGTCCCAAGCACACAGAACTCTACGTATCCAGTATCACCTGTAGCTGTTTATCATTCAAAAGTACTAAATGCAGTGCAG GAGGCTCGAAGGGCAGCAGAGAAAGCTTATGATGTGGCCAAGGTAGATGAGAGAGTGAACAAGGCAGTTGCTGCAGCTAATAGAGCAGCAAATGCAGCAAGAGTAATAGCGGTTAAAGCAGTGCAAAAGCAAATGCATCATACTAATAACAATGACAACATTCCCATTCCCATTCCTATCATGTGA